In [Clostridium] cellulosi, one genomic interval encodes:
- a CDS encoding putative membrane protein (Hypothetical protein), with product MRNKKAIWVTQTAMLIALIVLSQLLSRVIPTIPVGQFNLNQLVTGSLVNLVLVVGAYAAGFASAGTAAIISPILAAFLGIIPGKLPQMVPVVMMGNLVIVFITWLCFRASNGLGKGSATVLMIVGVVAGAFLKMVTMWAAVEKIVVPVLHINESLEKVLVGAVSISQFVTGVIGGCVALLIMPALGGLKRGR from the coding sequence ATGAGAAATAAAAAAGCTATCTGGGTCACCCAGACCGCAATGCTGATAGCGCTTATCGTATTATCACAACTGCTTTCGAGGGTTATTCCCACAATTCCGGTCGGGCAGTTCAATCTCAACCAGCTTGTAACAGGCTCACTTGTAAACCTTGTGCTCGTCGTCGGCGCGTATGCTGCTGGTTTTGCGTCTGCGGGCACAGCCGCCATAATTTCACCTATCCTGGCCGCGTTCCTCGGCATTATCCCGGGCAAGCTGCCGCAGATGGTGCCGGTAGTTATGATGGGCAATCTTGTGATTGTGTTTATAACATGGCTGTGCTTCAGGGCTTCAAACGGGCTCGGAAAGGGCAGCGCCACGGTGCTTATGATAGTCGGCGTCGTTGCCGGTGCTTTCTTGAAAATGGTGACTATGTGGGCGGCGGTTGAAAAGATTGTTGTTCCCGTTTTGCATATAAATGAAAGCCTTGAGAAGGTACTTGTAGGGGCGGTTTCGATTTCCCAGTTTGTCACAGGCGTTATCGGCGGCTGTGTAGCGCTCCTCATTATGCCGGCATTGGGAGGCCTCAAACGGGGAAGGTGA
- the ytzG gene encoding putative RNA pseudouridine synthase YtzG (High confidence in function and specificity), with protein sequence MPVLRLDRMLSSQGIAARKEIKELISKGLVTVNGGHVRNPSLKIDTDRDTVCVNGVPVKYREHVYIMMNKPAGVISASDDPREKTVIDLLPPKLKRPGLFPAGRLDRDTEGFLLITDDGTFAHNILSPRKHVSKQYYVVIDSPLTPEEIERFENGLVIDGGITCLPAKLRVLEGGVSSGGARVMVTIHEGKYHQIKRMFKALGHEVIYLKRTAMGGLHLDDSLKPGEARELTDEEKELIVKS encoded by the coding sequence ATGCCAGTGTTAAGACTTGACCGTATGTTATCCAGTCAGGGTATAGCAGCGCGTAAGGAAATAAAAGAGTTAATATCGAAAGGGCTCGTTACAGTAAACGGCGGCCATGTGAGGAATCCATCGCTTAAAATAGATACGGACAGGGATACCGTCTGCGTAAACGGCGTTCCGGTGAAATATCGGGAACATGTTTATATAATGATGAACAAGCCTGCAGGAGTAATTTCCGCGTCTGACGACCCGCGGGAGAAAACCGTTATCGACCTTTTGCCGCCCAAGCTCAAACGGCCGGGGCTTTTTCCGGCGGGCAGGCTTGACCGGGACACAGAGGGCTTTTTGCTTATAACCGATGACGGCACCTTTGCGCACAACATACTGTCTCCCAGAAAACACGTCAGCAAGCAGTACTATGTCGTTATTGACAGCCCCCTCACCCCCGAGGAAATTGAGCGCTTTGAAAACGGATTGGTTATCGACGGAGGAATCACCTGCCTTCCGGCAAAACTGAGGGTTCTGGAGGGCGGCGTCAGCAGCGGCGGGGCCAGAGTGATGGTCACAATCCATGAGGGGAAATATCATCAAATAAAACGCATGTTCAAGGCACTCGGACATGAGGTTATTTATCTGAAACGTACCGCCATGGGAGGCCTGCATCTCGATGACAGCCTTAAGCCTGGAGAAGCCCGTGAATTAACTGATGAAGAGAAAGAACTAATAGTAAAATCATGA
- the yurJ gene encoding putative ABC transporter ATP-binding protein YurJ (High confidence in function and specificity) — protein sequence MASLTLKHVYKRYNENVTAVSDFNLEIKDREFIVLVGPSGCGKSTTLRMIAGLEEISEGELYIGDRLVNDVAPKDRDIAMVFQNYALYPHMTVFDNMAFGLKLRKTPKDEIKRRVEAAAKTLDIAHLLDRKPKALSGGQRQRVALGRAIVREPQVFLLDEPLSNLDAKLRAQMRTELQLLHNRLGTTFIYVTHDQTEAMTMGDRIVVMKDGVIQQVDTPQNLYDKPCNVFVAGFMGSPQMNFIDAKLSSHDGAIWVDFAFVDGRPKYSIKLPEGKVKDENVKSFIGKDVILGIRPENIHDDERFISLADTGIIDVKVQVTELMGAETYLYLDLEGTQVTARVDPRTTAKQGDEIKVAFDVNKIHLFDKETEKVILN from the coding sequence ATGGCAAGTTTAACACTCAAGCATGTTTACAAAAGGTATAACGAAAACGTAACTGCTGTTTCAGATTTCAATCTCGAAATTAAAGACAGAGAATTCATCGTTCTCGTCGGTCCTTCAGGCTGCGGTAAATCAACAACACTGCGTATGATTGCTGGTCTTGAAGAGATTAGTGAAGGTGAACTGTACATCGGCGACAGACTCGTAAATGATGTCGCTCCTAAAGACAGGGATATAGCGATGGTTTTCCAGAACTATGCGTTGTATCCGCACATGACTGTTTTCGATAACATGGCATTCGGTCTTAAACTCCGCAAGACACCGAAGGATGAAATCAAACGCCGTGTTGAAGCAGCTGCAAAGACCCTTGATATTGCACATCTTCTTGATCGTAAGCCAAAGGCATTGTCAGGTGGTCAGAGACAGCGTGTTGCTCTCGGCCGTGCTATCGTTCGTGAGCCGCAGGTATTCCTCCTCGACGAGCCTCTGTCAAACCTTGATGCAAAGCTTCGTGCTCAGATGAGAACAGAGCTTCAGTTGCTCCACAACAGATTGGGCACAACATTCATATATGTTACACATGACCAGACGGAAGCTATGACAATGGGCGACCGCATTGTTGTTATGAAAGACGGTGTCATCCAGCAGGTTGATACCCCGCAAAACCTCTATGATAAACCGTGCAATGTGTTCGTCGCTGGATTCATGGGTTCACCGCAAATGAACTTCATCGACGCTAAGCTTTCAAGCCACGATGGCGCTATCTGGGTTGATTTCGCATTTGTCGACGGTAGGCCCAAATACAGCATTAAGCTTCCGGAAGGCAAGGTTAAGGACGAAAACGTTAAGTCATTCATTGGCAAGGATGTTATCCTTGGTATTCGTCCGGAGAACATCCATGACGATGAGAGATTCATTTCTCTGGCTGATACAGGTATTATTGATGTCAAAGTTCAAGTTACAGAGCTTATGGGTGCTGAGACCTATCTGTACCTCGATCTTGAAGGCACACAGGTTACTGCCCGCGTCGATCCGCGCACAACAGCTAAGCAGGGCGATGAAATTAAGGTTGCCTTTGATGTCAACAAGATTCACCTGTTTGACAAAGAGACCGAAAAGGTTATCCTCAACTGA
- a CDS encoding hypothetical protein (High confidence in function and specificity) — protein MFVISFRAPTMKAAAIIIALAVIVSAAIWEGRVAKNATDSASEVTAASTLGKGIDFSNNENRVAFLKSLGWEVTSEPAEVVEIIIPQTFNEVYNNYNTLQKSQGFDLTKYRGVRAKRWTYNITNYPNVKEGVRANLIVYNGTLIGGDISSVESNGFMHGLRIGNVKTGISTSNADIVAETFKSNSK, from the coding sequence GTGTTTGTAATATCTTTTAGGGCGCCGACAATGAAAGCCGCGGCGATAATTATCGCGCTTGCCGTTATTGTCAGCGCCGCCATATGGGAAGGCAGAGTGGCCAAGAACGCAACAGACAGCGCAAGTGAAGTGACTGCGGCAAGCACATTGGGAAAAGGCATTGATTTCTCGAACAACGAAAACCGGGTGGCGTTCCTGAAAAGCCTTGGCTGGGAAGTGACATCAGAGCCTGCCGAGGTAGTTGAGATAATAATACCGCAAACTTTCAACGAGGTTTATAACAACTATAATACCCTCCAAAAATCCCAGGGCTTTGACCTTACCAAATACCGGGGAGTTCGCGCAAAACGCTGGACATATAACATCACCAATTATCCAAATGTAAAAGAGGGCGTCAGGGCAAATCTTATCGTATATAACGGCACGCTTATCGGTGGAGACATATCAAGCGTTGAATCTAACGGGTTTATGCACGGGCTTCGAATAGGGAACGTGAAGACCGGCATTTCCACATCTAACGCCGATATTGTGGCCGAAACATTTAAATCGAACAGTAAGTAG
- a CDS encoding hydrogenase maturation GTPase HydF (High confidence in function and specificity), whose product MDTTPLSNRTAISIFGKRNAGKSSLINAITGQSVSVTSDVAGTTTDPVHKTMELLPLGPVVFIDTPGLDDEGDLGLARVEKAYEVLRHTNMAIIVAAADAGITDFERKFIEEIHARKLPQLLVLNKSDVKDIPDSEIKKLQKELGLPVIKVCARTGEGIQELKHLIIKIAPTDDAELSLVSGLVNPGGIAVLVTPIDKGAPKGRLILPQQQVIRDVIDQNAIAVVTKENTLAETLKSLSRKPDIVITDSQAFKKVSADTPVDIPLTSFSILFARQKGDLVEMVRGLGSIAALKSGDRVLIAEACTHHRQSDDIGTVKIPRWIRQMAGDSIEFEWTSGNAFPRDLKKYAAIVHCGGCMVNRREMAYRIETAKQNGVGITNYGLLIAYVLGILPRALAPFPDAKLALEEIMKK is encoded by the coding sequence ATGGATACAACACCACTTTCCAACCGCACAGCCATCTCTATTTTCGGAAAACGCAACGCCGGAAAATCTTCATTAATTAATGCTATCACCGGTCAGTCTGTATCAGTGACATCCGACGTCGCGGGAACAACAACCGACCCGGTTCATAAAACCATGGAGCTTCTGCCGCTCGGTCCGGTCGTTTTTATTGATACTCCCGGTCTTGACGATGAGGGCGACCTCGGGCTTGCCCGAGTTGAAAAGGCCTATGAGGTACTCCGCCACACAAATATGGCTATTATCGTCGCGGCCGCCGACGCCGGCATTACGGATTTTGAGAGAAAATTCATCGAAGAGATTCACGCCCGCAAGCTGCCGCAGCTATTAGTGCTCAACAAAAGCGACGTAAAGGATATCCCGGACAGCGAAATTAAGAAACTGCAAAAAGAGCTGGGCTTACCGGTAATCAAAGTCTGCGCCCGCACCGGCGAAGGCATACAGGAGCTTAAACACCTCATTATTAAAATTGCACCCACTGACGACGCGGAGTTATCACTTGTCAGCGGGCTTGTAAATCCAGGCGGAATCGCCGTTCTTGTCACGCCTATCGACAAGGGCGCTCCCAAGGGCAGGCTAATACTGCCCCAGCAGCAGGTAATCAGGGACGTCATTGATCAAAACGCCATTGCCGTTGTGACAAAAGAGAATACACTGGCAGAAACGCTAAAAAGCCTTAGCAGAAAGCCGGATATTGTTATTACTGACTCGCAGGCGTTTAAAAAGGTTTCCGCCGACACTCCAGTTGATATCCCGCTCACATCGTTTTCCATACTGTTCGCCCGTCAGAAGGGTGACCTTGTCGAAATGGTCCGGGGGCTTGGCAGCATAGCAGCTCTCAAAAGCGGCGACCGTGTACTTATTGCCGAAGCCTGCACCCACCACAGGCAGTCTGACGATATCGGCACAGTCAAGATCCCCCGCTGGATAAGGCAGATGGCAGGAGATAGTATAGAATTTGAATGGACGTCCGGAAACGCATTCCCACGCGACCTTAAGAAATATGCGGCCATCGTCCACTGCGGCGGCTGCATGGTAAACCGCCGCGAAATGGCTTACCGCATAGAAACCGCAAAGCAAAACGGCGTAGGCATTACAAACTACGGCCTGCTCATAGCCTATGTGCTCGGCATATTGCCGCGGGCGCTCGCGCCGTTCCCTGATGCAAAACTCGCACTCGAAGAGATAATGAAAAAATAA
- a CDS encoding hypothetical protein (High confidence in function and specificity), which yields MQIETILNKPVKIGKIKSPYVKVFLTAFLTALSFLLPYIILDKGLFLFFGDYCVQQVPFYQLAHDAIKSGNIWWNWNTDLGANFIGSYAFYLLGSPFFWLTIPLPSAAVPYTLGPLLALKIAVAALTSYGFIERFVKNKDYAIIGALLYAFSSYSIYNIFFNHFHEPMAFFPLMLIGLEEFMKNDRKGVFAVTVFVNAVVNYNFFVGEVVFVVIYWCIRMLSGDWQITAKKYLNLVFEAVIGFFMGSALIIPAVLAITGNPRTSSLLKGWNLLVYGWPQRYFDIIHTVFFPQDLPSAPNFFPDSNAKWSSVAAWLPMFSMTGVISYLMAKRKSWLRRIIITCFVFALIPVLNSSFVLFNDAYYGRWYYMAVLMLALATACAYEDPEVDIMSGFRWTVFITAAFALSIGLIPKFSDNQFIQIGLEEDPVRFWAYVAIVALGLTLLYVVIHYYERGTTTFATYATVSLLVVTSLYGNLFISTGKAYGWDGDWFKKTAVEGASNIKVDKSEFFRIDVLNGIDNQGMFWRIPTINAFQSVVPPSIMNFYNTIGVTRDVGSRPDTSVPGIRPFLSVKYLFDQGNLSSIGMPGWKYVGSQLGFKQWENTNYIPMGFTYDKYITKQQFVISSSKDRVLLKAMVLENDQIKRYKDILSPYNPDEDNDFSDTALAADCAERRKYTCSSFKYDNKGFSASITLPKKNLVFFSVPYDSGWTATVNGKPAKIEQVNIGFMAVECDAGTSEIRFNYTTPGLYPGIAISAVSIVVFAVYLIVIKKRNGKHAEVKAEQENN from the coding sequence ATGCAGATTGAAACAATACTTAACAAGCCGGTGAAGATTGGAAAAATAAAAAGCCCTTATGTTAAGGTATTCTTAACCGCTTTTTTAACAGCGCTTTCTTTCCTGCTCCCCTACATCATACTGGATAAAGGGCTGTTCCTGTTCTTCGGTGATTACTGTGTCCAACAGGTCCCGTTTTACCAGCTTGCCCACGACGCAATCAAAAGCGGGAACATCTGGTGGAACTGGAATACCGACCTCGGTGCAAATTTTATCGGCTCATATGCGTTCTATCTGCTTGGAAGCCCGTTTTTCTGGCTGACAATACCTCTGCCTTCCGCCGCAGTCCCTTACACCCTCGGACCGCTCCTTGCATTAAAGATTGCTGTAGCTGCGCTGACATCCTACGGATTTATCGAAAGGTTTGTCAAAAATAAAGATTACGCAATCATTGGCGCCCTTCTTTATGCTTTCTCAAGCTATTCCATTTATAATATATTCTTCAATCATTTCCACGAGCCTATGGCGTTTTTCCCGCTTATGCTCATCGGGCTTGAGGAGTTTATGAAGAATGACCGCAAGGGCGTTTTCGCCGTCACTGTTTTTGTGAATGCGGTGGTCAACTACAACTTCTTCGTGGGTGAAGTTGTTTTTGTCGTTATCTACTGGTGTATCCGCATGCTGTCGGGTGATTGGCAGATAACAGCAAAAAAGTATCTGAACCTGGTGTTCGAAGCCGTTATTGGGTTCTTTATGGGCAGCGCTTTGATTATACCGGCAGTGCTGGCCATAACAGGTAATCCGAGAACGTCTTCATTGCTCAAAGGCTGGAACCTGCTGGTTTACGGCTGGCCCCAGCGCTATTTCGATATAATACATACTGTATTCTTCCCTCAGGACCTGCCTTCCGCGCCGAACTTCTTCCCGGATTCCAATGCAAAATGGTCGTCAGTCGCAGCCTGGCTACCCATGTTTTCAATGACGGGAGTTATATCCTACCTCATGGCAAAACGCAAGAGCTGGCTGCGCAGAATTATAATTACCTGCTTTGTTTTTGCCCTCATACCGGTTTTGAATTCAAGCTTTGTGCTTTTCAACGACGCATATTACGGCCGTTGGTACTATATGGCGGTGCTGATGTTGGCGCTCGCCACTGCCTGCGCCTATGAAGACCCCGAAGTTGACATCATGTCCGGTTTCAGGTGGACTGTTTTTATCACCGCTGCCTTTGCCCTCAGCATAGGGCTTATACCCAAATTCAGCGATAACCAGTTCATTCAAATAGGCCTTGAAGAGGACCCTGTCCGCTTCTGGGCATATGTTGCCATCGTTGCACTTGGGCTTACGCTTCTTTATGTGGTTATCCACTATTATGAAAGGGGTACAACAACCTTCGCAACATATGCAACTGTTTCACTTCTCGTTGTCACAAGCCTTTATGGCAACCTTTTTATCTCAACAGGAAAAGCCTATGGCTGGGATGGCGACTGGTTTAAGAAAACAGCGGTGGAAGGCGCCTCAAACATAAAAGTAGATAAATCAGAGTTTTTCCGCATTGATGTGCTCAACGGCATCGACAATCAAGGAATGTTCTGGCGTATACCTACAATCAACGCGTTCCAAAGCGTAGTCCCGCCGTCCATCATGAATTTCTACAACACCATCGGCGTGACAAGGGATGTGGGTTCGCGGCCTGACACTTCAGTACCTGGAATACGGCCCTTTTTGTCCGTCAAGTATCTGTTCGACCAAGGCAACCTTTCAAGTATCGGCATGCCCGGGTGGAAATACGTCGGCTCGCAGCTCGGTTTCAAACAATGGGAGAATACAAATTATATCCCGATGGGATTTACCTATGATAAATATATAACAAAACAGCAGTTCGTAATCTCTTCAAGCAAAGACAGGGTGCTGCTGAAAGCCATGGTGCTTGAGAACGACCAGATAAAACGGTATAAAGACATCTTGTCGCCCTATAATCCTGATGAAGACAATGATTTCAGCGACACTGCCCTTGCCGCCGACTGCGCTGAAAGGAGAAAATATACCTGCTCTTCATTTAAATATGATAATAAGGGCTTCTCTGCCTCAATAACACTCCCAAAAAAGAATCTCGTATTTTTCAGCGTACCGTATGACAGCGGATGGACAGCCACTGTCAACGGAAAACCCGCAAAGATTGAACAGGTCAATATCGGTTTCATGGCAGTAGAATGTGATGCCGGAACAAGCGAGATCCGGTTTAACTATACAACGCCCGGCCTTTATCCCGGAATCGCAATATCCGCCGTTTCTATTGTTGTCTTTGCCGTTTATCTGATTGTTATTAAAAAACGGAACGGTAAACATGCTGAAGTAAAAGCTGAACAAGAAAACAATTAA
- a CDS encoding transcriptional regulator CdaR (High confidence in function and specificity), which translates to MSTRLFQSVIQQMKDTLDRVVGVVDENGAVIACSELGRIGEIHEGIIGELTGVPLLLRGGWTYKPFGSKPRPDYAVFVEGSDQLATKYANIIAVSLSSIKQYYDERYDKGNFIKNVILDNILPGDIYLKARELHLNSDVVRAVLLIRITEKNDISVFDVIQNLFPDKQKDFVINVNETDIALVKEVKPGITTADLEKLALSIVDTLSGEFYTHCVVGIGTIVTGVKDLAKSFKEAQVALEVGKVFDTEKTIVSYDNLGIARLIYQLPTTLCEMFLKEVFKKGSIESLDQETLFTIQRFFENNLNVSETSRKLFVHRNTLVYRLEKIKKLTGLDLRQFDHAIVFKVALMVKKYLVSNPDRL; encoded by the coding sequence ATGTCAACCAGACTTTTTCAAAGCGTTATTCAGCAGATGAAAGATACACTCGACAGGGTTGTCGGTGTAGTTGATGAAAACGGTGCCGTAATCGCGTGCAGTGAACTTGGACGTATCGGTGAAATTCATGAAGGTATAATTGGTGAACTGACAGGTGTACCCCTCCTTTTGCGCGGGGGATGGACATATAAACCGTTCGGCTCAAAACCAAGGCCTGACTATGCTGTTTTTGTTGAGGGCAGCGACCAGCTTGCAACAAAATATGCGAATATAATTGCTGTTTCGCTTTCCAGCATAAAGCAGTATTATGATGAAAGATACGACAAGGGCAACTTTATAAAAAATGTTATTCTCGATAATATACTGCCGGGCGATATTTACCTTAAAGCGAGGGAACTACATTTAAATTCTGATGTCGTCCGTGCTGTTTTGTTAATAAGGATTACCGAAAAGAACGATATTTCTGTATTTGATGTTATTCAGAATCTTTTCCCGGACAAGCAGAAAGATTTTGTTATCAATGTAAACGAAACCGATATTGCGCTTGTCAAGGAGGTTAAGCCCGGTATAACTACAGCCGACCTTGAGAAGCTTGCCCTTTCGATAGTTGATACGTTGAGCGGTGAGTTTTATACCCATTGTGTCGTCGGTATTGGCACAATTGTAACAGGCGTCAAGGACCTCGCCAAATCCTTTAAGGAAGCTCAGGTTGCCCTTGAAGTAGGCAAGGTGTTTGACACTGAAAAGACTATTGTCTCTTACGACAATCTTGGTATCGCAAGGCTTATCTATCAGCTTCCGACAACGCTTTGCGAAATGTTCTTAAAAGAAGTTTTCAAAAAAGGTTCTATCGAGTCACTTGATCAGGAGACTCTCTTTACAATACAGAGATTCTTTGAAAACAACCTGAATGTTTCTGAAACATCGCGCAAACTTTTCGTACACCGCAATACACTGGTATATCGTCTTGAGAAAATCAAGAAGCTGACCGGCCTTGATTTAAGACAGTTTGACCATGCCATAGTGTTCAAGGTTGCGCTCATGGTTAAGAAGTACTTGGTATCAAATCCTGATAGGCTCTGA
- a CDS encoding putative secreted protein (Hypothetical protein) translates to MDFIKISTRNKCLNALGVAVLAVTFSVSILSFHANAASSSFYYAGRLIHGDLNGAYHTLDKGTAYLDVDYCLGDYANVSLYKKISGWFARDSYYGTVTVGDTIRYKFPTNIDVKSSQYYLDIYADSYTEGSGTLHN, encoded by the coding sequence ATGGATTTCATAAAAATTTCCACAAGGAACAAATGTTTAAACGCATTAGGCGTTGCAGTATTAGCCGTAACTTTTTCTGTTAGTATATTATCATTTCACGCTAATGCTGCTTCAAGCAGTTTCTATTATGCCGGTAGGCTAATCCATGGTGACTTGAATGGAGCGTATCATACATTAGACAAAGGAACAGCATATTTAGATGTTGATTATTGTCTCGGGGACTACGCGAACGTATCATTGTATAAGAAAATCTCTGGCTGGTTTGCACGGGATAGTTATTACGGAACTGTAACTGTCGGTGATACAATAAGATACAAATTCCCAACTAATATAGATGTTAAGAGTAGCCAATATTATCTAGATATCTATGCCGATAGTTATACTGAAGGTTCTGGTACTTTGCATAATTAA
- the ykoT gene encoding putative glycosyltransferase YkoT (High confidence in function and specificity) encodes MHTIYFVIPCYNEEEVITETVRQLGEKIRELEDSGAISKDSRILLVDDGSRDRTWELISDFSHNIPYVCGVKLSRNCGHQNALLAGLMTAKDYCDAAISMDADLQDDISVIPEFIERFEEGNEIVYGIRKSRASDTAFKRGTAHGFYRIMKAMGVELISDHADYRLMSKRAIEALSQFKEVNLFLRGIMPLIGFKTANVYYERHERFAGKSKYPLKKMISFALDGITSFSTVPLKLIGGIGFVVCIISLCALIYALVSKLTGNAHAGWASIVGSIWFIGGIQLLSAGVCGEYIGKIYKEVKARPHYIIDTTILK; translated from the coding sequence ATGCATACCATATACTTCGTAATACCTTGCTACAATGAGGAAGAGGTCATTACTGAAACCGTAAGGCAGCTCGGCGAAAAAATACGCGAATTGGAGGACAGCGGCGCGATATCCAAGGACAGCCGTATTCTGCTGGTTGATGACGGCAGCCGTGACCGCACTTGGGAACTTATATCGGATTTTTCTCACAACATTCCGTATGTTTGCGGCGTTAAGCTTTCGAGAAACTGCGGGCATCAGAATGCCCTGCTTGCCGGATTGATGACCGCAAAGGATTATTGTGACGCTGCCATCTCTATGGACGCGGATTTACAGGACGACATCAGCGTCATACCGGAATTTATAGAGCGATTTGAAGAGGGCAATGAGATTGTTTACGGGATTCGGAAAAGCCGCGCGTCAGATACGGCTTTTAAGCGCGGCACTGCCCACGGCTTCTACCGCATTATGAAAGCGATGGGGGTTGAACTCATAAGCGATCATGCCGATTACCGGCTTATGAGCAAACGCGCCATTGAGGCACTTTCCCAGTTCAAAGAAGTAAACCTATTCCTGCGGGGGATTATGCCTTTGATAGGCTTTAAAACAGCTAATGTTTATTATGAACGGCATGAGCGTTTTGCCGGAAAGTCAAAATATCCTCTTAAAAAGATGATCTCCTTTGCGCTCGACGGCATAACCTCGTTCAGCACCGTACCTTTAAAACTTATCGGCGGCATAGGTTTTGTGGTCTGCATTATAAGTTTGTGTGCGCTTATATATGCACTGGTTTCAAAACTGACTGGCAACGCTCACGCGGGCTGGGCAAGTATTGTAGGCTCTATATGGTTTATCGGCGGAATCCAGCTATTGAGCGCCGGCGTCTGCGGTGAATATATAGGAAAGATCTATAAAGAAGTAAAAGCCCGCCCCCATTATATTATTGATACAACGATACTTAAATAA
- a CDS encoding metal dependent phosphohydrolase (High confidence in function and specificity), which translates to MKNSFFAMLSRMKLISRWGLMRNSMPENIAEHSFDTALLAHALAVIKNKRFGGNVDAGRVVMLALYHDAPEIFTGDMPTPVKYFNPSIRNEYKQVEKASLLKLLSYLPDDLRGDYEDVMVPKPEDKELLRIVKAADKLSALIKCIEEEKAGSREFKKAAAAQEKTLKEMNMPEVECFMKEFLPAFSLTIDELESE; encoded by the coding sequence ATGAAAAACAGTTTTTTTGCCATGCTTTCACGCATGAAGCTGATAAGCCGGTGGGGGCTTATGCGCAACTCCATGCCTGAAAATATAGCTGAACACAGTTTTGATACGGCTTTATTGGCTCATGCGCTGGCTGTTATAAAGAATAAACGCTTTGGCGGCAATGTCGACGCGGGGAGAGTCGTCATGCTGGCGCTATACCATGACGCCCCGGAGATTTTTACGGGCGATATGCCGACGCCGGTCAAGTATTTTAACCCAAGCATCAGGAACGAGTATAAGCAAGTCGAAAAAGCGTCGCTTTTAAAGCTCCTTTCATATTTACCAGACGACCTTAGAGGGGATTATGAAGACGTAATGGTTCCTAAACCCGAGGACAAAGAGCTTTTGCGGATAGTCAAAGCCGCGGACAAGCTTTCAGCGCTTATCAAGTGCATTGAGGAAGAAAAGGCGGGCAGCAGGGAATTCAAAAAAGCTGCCGCCGCGCAGGAAAAAACGCTTAAAGAGATGAATATGCCGGAAGTAGAGTGTTTTATGAAGGAATTTTTGCCTGCGTTCAGCCTCACCATTGATGAGCTGGAATCAGAGTAA
- a CDS encoding putative membrane protein (Hypothetical protein) has product MPIVILKVLVLCIIKLIAGETMDYRGYKVYFQTFAILICFIYLAVRIIKAIKARKINWFFEVTRLCFLIYLLTLIDVTLFPILIFFGSKPSIFPISYEKRFLPVYVNLNPFYFRFDHASFRTIFRNIFGNAFLMFPYTILLAFNFKKMRKWYTAIGTALLTSISIELLQLVWQITMLDFARTTDITDVYLNVAGAAIGFLLYHFLLRKVPIFKPFIINAEEKRKQLDLAQSS; this is encoded by the coding sequence ATGCCGATAGTTATACTGAAGGTTCTGGTACTTTGCATAATTAAATTGATCGCAGGTGAAACGATGGATTACCGCGGATATAAAGTATATTTCCAGACATTTGCGATTTTAATTTGCTTTATCTATTTGGCCGTCAGGATAATAAAGGCAATAAAGGCGCGGAAAATAAACTGGTTCTTTGAAGTCACGAGATTATGTTTTCTGATATATCTCCTTACGCTTATTGACGTCACTTTATTCCCGATTTTAATATTTTTCGGCAGCAAGCCGAGCATTTTTCCGATATCATACGAAAAAAGATTCTTACCTGTTTACGTCAATTTAAACCCATTTTACTTTAGATTTGATCATGCCTCATTTCGGACCATCTTTAGAAATATCTTTGGCAACGCATTTCTAATGTTCCCTTATACCATTCTCCTTGCCTTCAATTTCAAGAAGATGAGAAAATGGTATACAGCGATTGGTACTGCCCTTTTGACCTCAATAAGTATTGAACTTCTCCAGCTTGTATGGCAGATAACGATGCTTGACTTTGCGAGAACGACTGATATTACCGATGTTTATCTGAATGTCGCTGGGGCAGCAATCGGATTTTTGCTTTATCATTTCTTATTGCGCAAAGTACCGATTTTTAAACCATTTATTATTAATGCGGAAGAAAAGCGGAAGCAGCTGGATTTAGCACAAAGTTCGTGA